A portion of the Streptomyces platensis genome contains these proteins:
- a CDS encoding SAM-dependent methyltransferase translates to MADAAGRLTKLAEEVLGAPLPVRIRAWDRSESGPPGAPTLVIRHRRALRRLLFKPGELGLARAWVAGDLDIDGDLYEALDRLAGLIWERSDAPKPPRAALVRALARPEIRAAAREMLALAGAPVPPTPPAEELRRRRGPLHTLRRDKEAISHHYDVGNDFYALVLGPSMVYSCAYWESPQATLEDAQRDKLDLICRKLGLREGQRLLDVGCGWGSMVLHAAREYDVRAVGITLSEEQAGFARKRIAEAGLADRIEIRVQDYREIHDEPFDAISSVGMAEHVGRTQYAEYADALYSLLKPGGRLLNHQIARRPVVDEEAYHVDEFIDRYVFPDGELAPVGRTVGQLEEAGFEVRDVEAIREHYALTLRSWVDNLERHWDEAARLTSPGRARVWRLYMAASALSFERNRIGVNQVLAVRTPEPGDAGVPLRARDWTG, encoded by the coding sequence ATGGCCGATGCCGCTGGACGGCTCACCAAGCTCGCCGAGGAGGTACTGGGAGCACCGCTCCCGGTACGCATCCGCGCCTGGGACCGCAGCGAGTCCGGCCCGCCGGGGGCCCCCACCCTCGTCATCCGCCATCGCCGGGCCCTGCGCCGGCTGCTGTTCAAGCCGGGCGAACTCGGTCTGGCCCGCGCCTGGGTGGCCGGCGACCTCGACATCGACGGTGATCTCTACGAGGCGCTCGACCGGCTCGCCGGGCTGATCTGGGAACGCAGCGACGCCCCCAAACCGCCGCGCGCCGCCCTCGTACGCGCCCTGGCCCGCCCGGAGATCCGCGCCGCCGCCCGGGAAATGCTCGCCCTGGCCGGCGCCCCGGTCCCGCCGACGCCGCCCGCGGAAGAGCTCAGACGCCGCCGCGGACCGCTGCACACCCTGCGGCGCGACAAGGAAGCCATCAGCCACCACTACGACGTCGGCAACGACTTCTACGCCCTGGTGCTCGGCCCGTCCATGGTCTACTCCTGCGCCTACTGGGAGAGCCCCCAGGCCACGCTGGAGGACGCCCAGCGCGACAAGCTCGACCTGATCTGCCGCAAGCTCGGCCTCCGCGAGGGGCAGCGGCTGCTGGACGTGGGCTGCGGCTGGGGCTCGATGGTGCTGCACGCCGCCCGCGAGTACGACGTCCGGGCGGTCGGTATCACCCTCTCCGAGGAGCAGGCCGGCTTCGCCCGTAAGCGGATCGCCGAGGCAGGGCTCGCCGACCGGATCGAGATCCGGGTACAGGACTACCGCGAGATCCACGACGAGCCGTTCGACGCGATCTCCTCGGTCGGAATGGCCGAGCACGTCGGCCGCACCCAGTACGCGGAGTACGCCGACGCCCTGTACTCCCTGCTCAAGCCCGGCGGGCGGCTGCTCAACCATCAGATCGCCCGGCGGCCGGTCGTGGACGAGGAGGCGTATCACGTCGATGAGTTCATCGACCGGTATGTGTTCCCGGACGGTGAGCTGGCGCCGGTGGGCCGGACCGTCGGCCAGCTGGAGGAGGCCGGGTTCGAGGTCCGGGACGTGGAGGCGATCCGGGAGCACTACGCGCTGACGCTGCGCAGCTGGGTCGACAACCTGGAGCGGCACTGGGACGAGGCGGCGCGGCTCACCTCGCCCGGCCGGGCCCGGGTGTGGCGGCTCTACATGGCCGCGTCGGCGCTGTCCTTCGAGCGCAACCGGATAGGAGTCAACCAGGTGCTGGCGGTCCGGACCCCGGAGCCCGGGGACGCGGGGGTGCCGCTGCGGGCGCGGGACTGGACCGGCTGA
- a CDS encoding ABC transporter ATP-binding protein: MTTHHSGVATAPRATTAAARAMDLTKVYGQGETQVVALDAVSVEFRQAQFTAIMGPSGSGKSTLMHCMAGLDAISGGSARIGDTELNGLKDKKLTQLRRDKIGFIFQAFNLLPTLTALENITLPMDIAGRKPDRAWLDRVVQTVGLADRLKHRPSQLSGGQQQRVAVARALASRPEIIFADEPTGNLDSRSGAEVLGFLRNSVRELGQTVVMVTHDPVAASYADRVVFLADGRIVDDIAGPTADSVLERMRNLSGGAPRTPGSDATARTS, translated from the coding sequence GTGACCACCCACCACTCCGGCGTCGCCACCGCCCCCCGCGCCACCACGGCGGCCGCCCGCGCCATGGACCTCACCAAGGTCTACGGACAGGGCGAGACCCAGGTGGTCGCCCTGGACGCGGTCTCCGTCGAGTTCCGGCAGGCCCAGTTCACCGCGATCATGGGCCCCTCGGGATCCGGCAAGTCGACGCTGATGCACTGCATGGCCGGGCTGGACGCGATCTCCGGCGGCTCCGCCCGGATCGGCGACACCGAACTGAACGGCCTCAAGGACAAGAAGCTCACCCAGCTCCGGCGCGACAAGATCGGCTTCATCTTCCAGGCGTTCAACCTGCTGCCGACCCTGACCGCCCTGGAGAACATCACCCTGCCCATGGACATCGCGGGCCGTAAGCCGGACCGCGCTTGGCTGGACCGCGTCGTGCAGACCGTCGGCCTGGCCGACCGCCTCAAGCACCGCCCCAGCCAGCTCTCCGGCGGCCAGCAGCAGCGCGTCGCGGTCGCCCGCGCGCTCGCCTCCCGGCCCGAGATCATCTTCGCCGACGAGCCCACCGGCAACCTCGACTCGCGCTCCGGCGCCGAGGTCCTGGGCTTTCTGCGCAACTCCGTACGCGAACTGGGCCAGACCGTGGTGATGGTGACCCACGACCCGGTCGCCGCCTCCTACGCGGACCGGGTGGTCTTCCTCGCCGACGGCCGGATCGTCGACGACATCGCCGGCCCGACCGCCGACAGCGTGCTGGAACGCATGCGGAACCTCTCCGGGGGCGCCCCCCGGACCCCCGGCTCCGACGCCACGGCCCGCACCAGCTGA
- a CDS encoding NAD(P)/FAD-dependent oxidoreductase — MSTTERPRILVVGGGYVGLYAARRILKQMRYGEATVTVVDPRSYMTYQPFLPEAAAGSISPRHVVVPLRRVLPKAEVLTGRVTTIDQDRKVATIAPLVGEAYELPFDYLVIAMGAVSRTFPIPGLAENGIGMKGVEEAIGLRNHVLEQLDKADSTTDEEVRRKALTFVFVGGGFAGAETIGEVEDMARDAAKYYNNVKREDMRFLLVDVADKILPEVGPKLGAYGKEHLESRGVEVYLKTGMDSCVDGHVKLNNGLEVDSNTIVWTAGVKPNPALARFGLPLGPRGHVDTGTTLQVQGTDYIWAAGDNAQVPDMVGRKNGNENAWCPPNAQHALRQAKVLGDNVLSGMRGFPQKEYSHANKGAVAGLGLHKGVAMIVMGKMKIKLKGRLAWYMHRAYHGMAMPTFNRKIRVFADWTLAMFLKREVVSLGAMENPREEFYEAAKPAPAPPTAAEAGDKTKAKAS, encoded by the coding sequence ATGAGCACCACGGAGCGTCCCAGGATCCTCGTTGTAGGCGGTGGGTACGTAGGCCTGTACGCGGCACGCCGCATCCTCAAGCAGATGCGGTACGGCGAGGCGACCGTCACGGTCGTCGACCCGCGCTCGTACATGACGTACCAGCCCTTCCTCCCCGAAGCTGCTGCCGGCAGCATCTCCCCCCGCCACGTCGTGGTGCCGCTGCGACGCGTGCTCCCCAAGGCGGAGGTCCTCACCGGCCGGGTCACCACCATCGACCAGGACCGCAAGGTCGCCACGATCGCCCCGCTGGTCGGCGAGGCGTACGAGCTGCCTTTCGACTACCTGGTCATCGCGATGGGCGCGGTCTCCCGCACCTTCCCGATCCCCGGCCTGGCCGAGAACGGCATCGGCATGAAGGGCGTGGAAGAGGCCATCGGCCTGCGCAACCACGTGCTGGAGCAGCTGGACAAGGCCGACTCCACGACCGACGAGGAGGTCCGCCGCAAGGCGCTGACCTTCGTCTTCGTCGGCGGTGGCTTCGCGGGTGCGGAGACCATCGGTGAGGTCGAGGACATGGCCCGCGACGCCGCGAAGTACTACAACAACGTGAAGCGCGAGGACATGCGCTTCCTGCTGGTCGACGTCGCCGACAAGATCCTCCCCGAGGTCGGCCCGAAGCTCGGTGCGTACGGCAAGGAGCACCTGGAGAGCCGCGGCGTCGAGGTCTACCTCAAGACCGGCATGGACTCCTGCGTCGACGGCCACGTGAAGCTCAACAACGGCCTCGAGGTCGACTCCAACACCATCGTGTGGACCGCGGGCGTCAAGCCCAACCCGGCGCTGGCCCGCTTCGGTCTGCCGCTCGGCCCGCGCGGCCATGTCGACACCGGCACCACCCTCCAGGTGCAGGGCACCGACTACATCTGGGCCGCGGGCGACAACGCCCAGGTCCCGGACATGGTCGGCCGCAAGAACGGCAACGAGAACGCCTGGTGCCCGCCGAACGCGCAGCACGCGCTGCGGCAGGCCAAGGTCCTCGGCGACAACGTGCTCTCCGGTATGCGGGGCTTCCCGCAGAAGGAGTACAGCCACGCCAACAAGGGTGCGGTCGCCGGTCTGGGCCTGCACAAGGGCGTCGCGATGATCGTCATGGGCAAGATGAAGATCAAGCTCAAGGGCCGTCTCGCCTGGTACATGCACCGCGCGTACCACGGCATGGCGATGCCGACGTTCAACCGCAAGATCCGGGTCTTCGCCGACTGGACGCTGGCCATGTTCCTCAAGCGCGAGGTCGTCTCGCTCGGCGCCATGGAGAACCCCCGCGAGGAGTTCTACGAGGCCGCCAAGCCGGCGCCGGCCCCGCCGACCGCCGCCGAGGCCGGGGACAAGACCAAGGCCAAGGCTTCCTGA
- a CDS encoding ABC transporter permease: MFRTALRNVLAHKARLLMTVLAVMLGVAFVSGTLVFTSTLSEAFRNSSQKSLEHVDVAVEPPQSDAGPGSPEDTPQIDRKLLDKVNRVPGVAATTGLVSGYTGVADKHGKLLGAGLSTRGSNYFPGKDGKDARYPMRDGAAPKGPDQIALDSRTADKAGYRVGDTVRISVDGPVREPKLAGIFTTDDDRAAAGGTLTLFDTETAQKLFRMPGGYNVVQVTAAAGTSQTALQHAIERALPPGSATVETGKHLADQQADMIEESMSGMKTGLMVFAGISLFVGIFLIANTFTMLVAQRTRELALLRAVGAARRQVTRSVLIEAFLVGAIAGATGLVAGIGVGAGLRALISSTTGKLPDGPLVVEPTTVLTALAVGVVVTVLAAWLPGRRAAKIPPVAAMNSVHLPATTKSLVVRNSIGAVFAGLGIAGVLAATGMDDGRSTMGAGAVLLLIGVFILTPLLSRPLIALAAPVLRAFGTAGTLARQNALRNPRRTATTASALMVGLTLITGLTVIATSVQKGVDKLATESLKADYVISMDSRQPLSPRLEKAVGAVDGVVASSPLRKVMAESGNEPEMLNGVDGREFGALTQLPFTEGALGELRGNRAVVDGDTAKIKHWKAGSRVPVTFPDGKKATLTVSGVYEGNDMFRGLILDNATLAPHQKHLADDQILVKMADGATDGNKETLAKALGDNPAILVADKKDVSEGISQSVTMMLNMLYGLLAMAVIVAVLGVVNTLAMSVFERSQEIGMLRAIGLDRRGVKRMVRLESLVISLFGGVLGVGLGVFFGWAAGELIGAQMKSYELVLPWGRLGLFLGLAALVGVLAALWPARRAARLNMLTAIKAD, from the coding sequence ATGTTCCGCACCGCCTTGCGCAATGTGCTTGCGCACAAGGCCCGGCTGCTGATGACCGTGCTCGCCGTGATGCTCGGCGTGGCCTTCGTCTCCGGCACCCTGGTCTTCACCTCGACCCTCTCCGAGGCCTTCCGCAACAGCTCCCAGAAGAGCCTCGAACACGTCGACGTGGCCGTTGAGCCGCCGCAGTCCGACGCGGGCCCCGGGAGCCCCGAAGATACCCCGCAGATCGACCGGAAGCTGCTCGACAAGGTGAACCGGGTGCCCGGCGTCGCGGCCACCACCGGCCTCGTCTCCGGCTACACCGGCGTCGCCGACAAGCACGGCAAGCTGCTCGGCGCGGGCCTCTCGACCCGCGGCAGCAACTACTTCCCGGGCAAGGACGGCAAGGACGCGCGCTACCCGATGCGGGACGGCGCCGCCCCCAAGGGCCCGGACCAGATCGCGCTGGACTCCCGCACCGCCGACAAGGCCGGCTATCGGGTCGGCGACACCGTACGGATCTCCGTCGACGGGCCGGTCCGGGAGCCGAAGCTGGCCGGCATCTTCACCACCGACGACGACCGGGCCGCGGCCGGCGGCACCCTCACGCTGTTCGACACCGAGACCGCCCAGAAGCTGTTCCGGATGCCCGGCGGATACAACGTGGTCCAGGTGACCGCCGCGGCGGGGACGTCCCAGACCGCCCTGCAGCACGCGATCGAGCGGGCGCTGCCCCCGGGCAGCGCCACCGTCGAGACCGGGAAGCACCTCGCCGACCAGCAGGCCGACATGATCGAGGAGAGCATGTCCGGCATGAAGACCGGGCTGATGGTCTTCGCCGGTATCTCGCTCTTCGTCGGCATCTTCCTCATCGCCAACACCTTCACCATGCTGGTCGCCCAGCGCACCAGGGAACTGGCGCTGCTGCGGGCGGTCGGCGCCGCCCGCCGCCAGGTCACCCGCTCGGTACTGATCGAGGCGTTCCTGGTCGGCGCCATCGCCGGGGCGACCGGCCTGGTGGCCGGTATCGGTGTCGGCGCGGGCCTGCGCGCGCTGATCAGCAGCACCACCGGGAAGCTGCCGGACGGACCGCTGGTGGTCGAGCCCACCACGGTGCTGACCGCGCTGGCCGTGGGCGTCGTCGTCACGGTGCTGGCCGCCTGGCTGCCGGGCCGGCGCGCCGCGAAGATTCCGCCGGTCGCCGCGATGAACAGCGTGCACCTCCCCGCCACCACCAAGTCGCTGGTGGTCCGCAACAGCATCGGCGCGGTCTTCGCGGGCCTCGGAATCGCCGGTGTGCTGGCCGCCACCGGTATGGACGACGGCCGCAGCACCATGGGCGCCGGAGCGGTGCTGCTGCTGATCGGCGTGTTCATCCTGACGCCGCTGCTCTCCCGTCCGCTGATCGCGCTGGCCGCCCCCGTCCTGCGGGCGTTCGGCACCGCCGGCACCCTCGCCCGGCAGAACGCGCTCCGCAATCCGCGCCGTACCGCCACCACCGCCTCGGCGCTGATGGTCGGACTGACCCTGATCACCGGTCTGACGGTGATCGCGACCAGTGTGCAGAAGGGCGTCGACAAGCTGGCCACCGAGTCGCTGAAGGCCGACTACGTCATCTCCATGGACAGCCGGCAGCCGCTCTCCCCCCGGCTGGAGAAGGCGGTCGGCGCCGTGGACGGGGTGGTGGCCAGCAGCCCGCTGCGCAAGGTGATGGCCGAGAGCGGCAACGAGCCCGAGATGCTGAACGGCGTCGACGGCCGGGAGTTCGGCGCCCTGACCCAACTGCCCTTCACCGAGGGCGCGCTCGGCGAACTGCGCGGCAACCGGGCCGTCGTGGACGGCGACACCGCGAAGATCAAGCACTGGAAGGCCGGCTCCCGTGTCCCGGTGACGTTCCCCGACGGCAAGAAGGCCACGCTGACCGTCTCCGGCGTCTACGAGGGCAACGACATGTTCCGCGGCCTCATCCTCGACAACGCCACCCTGGCGCCGCACCAGAAGCACCTCGCCGACGACCAGATCCTGGTCAAGATGGCCGACGGGGCCACCGACGGCAACAAGGAGACCCTGGCCAAGGCGCTCGGCGACAACCCGGCCATCCTCGTCGCCGACAAGAAGGACGTGTCCGAGGGCATCTCCCAGTCGGTCACGATGATGCTGAACATGCTCTACGGCCTGCTGGCCATGGCAGTGATCGTCGCGGTCCTCGGTGTCGTCAACACCCTGGCGATGTCGGTCTTCGAACGCTCCCAGGAGATCGGCATGCTGCGCGCCATCGGCCTGGACCGCCGCGGGGTCAAGCGCATGGTGCGGCTGGAGTCGCTGGTGATCTCGCTCTTCGGCGGGGTGCTCGGCGTCGGCCTGGGCGTGTTCTTCGGCTGGGCGGCCGGTGAGCTGATCGGCGCGCAGATGAAGAGCTACGAACTGGTGCTGCCGTGGGGGCGGTTGGGCCTCTTCCTCGGCCTGGCCGCGCTCGTCGGAGTGCTGGCCGCCCTGTGGCCGGCCCGCCGCGCGGCCCGGCTGAACATGCTGACCGCGATCAAGGCCGACTAG
- a CDS encoding glycosyltransferase, translated as MTKSNAAEPRDIFFVSNSVNELGGITSWSHQMARLFSERGHRVHLVGVVPAPEGRVQELAPDVPFRTTTLYAEHPPAVTPVRGLKDKLNLVEQRRRAAREAGMREQAAKLSALFRAAKPDGVVIVTQVWAMEWVALADTAGLTVFGMSHESFDTCRKSSRFARVKRFYQDVDRMLTLTREDADRWIRQRMDNVGFMPNPLPFFPEVPSDRSGKCVVSIGRLHEEKGVDLLLEAWARVSPQHPDWTLRVYGSGEEEEALRKQAAELGITTTVEWMGRTGDVPGALRKSAVFALSSRGEGFPLAPMEAMATAVPCVAFDVAPGVHEIITDGVDGFLAPPGNITEFARHLDALMSDKELRDTMGEAARENIQRFSTEEIVGRWESLFALVER; from the coding sequence ATGACCAAGTCGAACGCAGCCGAGCCGCGGGACATCTTCTTCGTGTCCAACAGCGTCAACGAGCTGGGTGGCATCACCAGTTGGTCGCACCAGATGGCGCGGCTGTTCAGCGAGCGGGGCCACCGGGTGCACCTCGTCGGCGTGGTGCCGGCCCCCGAGGGACGGGTCCAGGAGCTGGCCCCCGACGTGCCGTTCCGGACCACCACGCTGTACGCCGAGCACCCGCCGGCCGTGACCCCGGTACGCGGCCTCAAGGACAAGCTCAACCTCGTCGAGCAGCGCCGCCGGGCGGCCCGGGAAGCCGGAATGCGGGAGCAGGCGGCCAAGTTGAGCGCGCTGTTCCGGGCGGCGAAGCCGGACGGGGTGGTGATCGTCACTCAGGTGTGGGCCATGGAGTGGGTCGCGCTGGCCGATACGGCGGGGCTGACGGTGTTCGGGATGAGCCATGAGTCCTTCGACACCTGCCGCAAGTCCTCCCGGTTCGCCCGGGTCAAGCGGTTTTACCAGGACGTCGACCGAATGCTGACGCTCACCCGGGAGGACGCGGACCGCTGGATCCGGCAGCGGATGGACAACGTCGGCTTCATGCCGAACCCGCTGCCCTTCTTCCCCGAGGTGCCCTCGGACCGCTCCGGCAAGTGCGTGGTCAGCATCGGCCGGCTGCACGAAGAGAAGGGCGTGGACCTGCTGTTGGAGGCCTGGGCCAGGGTCTCCCCGCAGCACCCCGACTGGACGCTGCGCGTTTACGGCTCCGGTGAGGAAGAGGAGGCGCTGCGCAAGCAGGCCGCGGAGCTGGGGATCACCACCACGGTCGAGTGGATGGGCCGGACCGGCGATGTGCCGGGGGCGCTGCGCAAGAGTGCGGTGTTCGCGCTCAGTTCGCGGGGCGAGGGCTTCCCGCTGGCACCCATGGAGGCGATGGCGACGGCCGTGCCGTGTGTGGCGTTCGATGTGGCGCCCGGTGTCCACGAGATCATCACGGACGGCGTGGACGGTTTCCTCGCCCCGCCGGGCAATATCACCGAATTCGCCCGGCATCTCGACGCCCTGATGTCCGACAAGGAGCTCCGGGACACGATGGGCGAAGCCGCCCGGGAGAACATCCAGCGGTTCTCCACGGAGGAGATTGTCGGCCGCTGGGAGAGCTTGTTCGCGCTCGTGGAGCGCTGA